A region from the Triticum urartu cultivar G1812 chromosome 1, Tu2.1, whole genome shotgun sequence genome encodes:
- the LOC125545871 gene encoding uncharacterized protein LOC125545871 produces MAKLMCLCFIILTIAVAVSADECEGDRQAMIKECAKYQKWPANPKLDPSDACCAVWQKANIPCLCAGVTKEKEKIWCMEKVAYVANFCKKPFPHGYKCGSYTFPPLA; encoded by the exons ATGGCGAAACTCATGTGCTTATGTTTCATCATCCTCACTATTGCGGTAGCCGTGTCGGCTGACGAATGTGAGGGTGACCGACAGGCCATGATCAAGGAGTGTGCTAAGTATCAAAAATGGCCAGCAAACCCGAAGCTAGATCCGTCGGACGCATGCTGCGCCGTGTGGCAGAAGGCAAACATCCCATGCCTTTGTGCTGGTGTCACCAAGGAGAAAGAGAAGATATGGTGTATGGAGAAGGTTGCCTACGTTGCCAATTTCTGCAAGAAGCCATTCCCACACGGCTACAAGTGCGGAA GTTACACATTTCCTCCTCTGGCGTAG